A segment of the Acidimicrobiales bacterium genome:
TCCCCGGGCCGTGAGCTCAGACCGCCGAGATGTCCGCGGCGAGCGACTGGTGGCGGGCGAGACGCAGCCGCACCTCGTCGACCGCCGTCGCGAGCTCGCTGTCGGTGGTGAGCACCCGGTGGGCGAGGGCGGTGAGCAGCCCCTCGAGGGGCTCCGCGATCTCGGGGTCGATGGCGTGCGCCTCGGACCACACGTTGAGCAGCGGGTTGATGATGCGGCTGACCGAGGTCACGTTGCCGGCGAACTTCTTGGTCAGGTCATCGAGCGCCGTCGTGAGCTGCTCTTCCTCGATCGTCCCCACCGTTCCTCCTCGCGTTGCCCCGGAACCCGGGCACCACGGCGAGGCACCCGTCCCCTTCCACCGTAGTGGTCTGCGCGGCCTGTCGTGACGACAGCGTGACGAAATACGACGGGGTGACGCCCCCGCTACCGTGCCCGGGTGGCCCGCCGGCTCATCCTCTGGGACATCGACGGCACCCTGGTGCGCGCCGGCGACGTCGGCGGGCGCGTCTTCGAGGTCGCCCTCGAGCGGGTCCTCGGCCGCCGCCCGCAGGCGCGCGTCGCGATGTCGGGGAAGACCGACCCGCAGATCGCCCGCGAGTTCCTCGTCGCGATGGCCGAGGACGACATGACGCTCCTCCCCCTCGTCCTCGAGCACCTGGAGCGCGAGCTCGCCGCCGCGGCCGAGGAGATCGCCACGCTCGGCGCCGCCTGCCACGGGGCGGAGGCGGTGGTCGCCGCCCTCGCCGCCGTGCCGGAGGTGCACCAGTCGGTGCTCACCGGGAACCTCGCGGCGAACGCCCTCGTGAAGCTCGCCGCCTTCGGCCTCGACCGCCATCTCGACCTCGAGGGCGGCGCCTTCGGGAGCGACGAGGAGGATCGTTGCCTGCTCGTCCCCGTCGCGCTCGGCCGCCAGCGCGAGCGGGGGCGCCGCTTCACGCCCGAGGAGACCTGGATCGTCGGTGA
Coding sequences within it:
- a CDS encoding haloacid dehalogenase-like hydrolase gives rise to the protein MARRLILWDIDGTLVRAGDVGGRVFEVALERVLGRRPQARVAMSGKTDPQIAREFLVAMAEDDMTLLPLVLEHLERELAAAAEEIATLGAACHGAEAVVAALAAVPEVHQSVLTGNLAANALVKLAAFGLDRHLDLEGGAFGSDEEDRCLLVPVALGRQRERGRRFTPEETWIVGDSPRDLECARAGGAHCLLVGTGRYPLDELAPLGADHALADLGDLDEVLGILLPA